A genomic stretch from Sulfobacillus thermosulfidooxidans includes:
- a CDS encoding DEAD/DEAH box helicase family protein, which translates to MNKPILVTHHLEQHITRLLHDAQGIYLLLAFMKSSGVQELLPALDVALKHQAEIKILTGDYLFITDPDALETLLQLGAGIEMRMWLTSGETFHPKAYLFESQGHTDIVVGSSNLSRSALTTGVEWNLLVEEAYLDNQDPITEFMRLFYADQTIPVNRVTVAEYRRRRDQYVNTFPHIRDAWTESAPGPQSDSNELPPLEPETNATPEILLRPAQKEALDALLASQEEGHRRGMVVLPTGLGKTYVAAFFARRFGRILFVAHRDEILHQAAKTFRNIMPERTQAFYTGYEKGLADIVFASVFTLSSRRNRVRFLPGQFDLIVVDEFHHAAAPSYDALLSYFHPQFLLGLTATPERMDNKDVYALCDGNLVYQVTLADAINQQWLVPFHYYGIYDPTDYQAIPWRGTHYDEDILARVQMKASFANMVFDGWLEHHNSRTLAFCAGVEQAHYFAQYFTERGITACALTATTAFNVRRETLKAFQEGRIAVIFSVNLFNEGLDIPATDTILLIRPTDSSVIFLQQIGRGLRPFSKKSYCTIIDFVGNYRNADHRLALLGINNVSAALRDTQAISKDLPAGCMVHLDLAVIDVLKKLRERRTPRKTRLLEALHRVRDELGRRPSYLEFHLKSGADSRIIRQEFHSYVGFLEEAGDLSLVESHAYAQVRGWLETVEKTAMSQSYKMVLLHILLARGESQWDMPITASEASEPFYRYLHDNSLWMKERQRQKIFQGTYDAKAVTQLIVRNPMHYLATSHPTYFSLSQDTLVIHPGTFDEKARAFVREWTQEIIDYRLYVYFRSQSQ; encoded by the coding sequence ATGAATAAACCCATTTTGGTCACTCACCATCTCGAACAACACATAACTCGGTTACTCCATGATGCGCAAGGTATTTATTTACTGTTAGCCTTCATGAAATCCTCAGGAGTCCAAGAACTGCTCCCCGCGTTAGATGTTGCCCTGAAACACCAAGCGGAAATTAAAATTCTTACCGGCGATTATCTTTTCATTACCGACCCTGATGCCCTTGAGACATTATTGCAGTTAGGCGCGGGTATCGAGATGCGGATGTGGCTAACATCTGGAGAAACGTTCCATCCCAAAGCATATCTTTTTGAGTCACAAGGCCATACCGATATTGTGGTAGGGTCTTCGAACTTATCCCGCAGCGCCCTTACGACAGGGGTCGAATGGAATTTATTGGTCGAAGAAGCGTACTTGGATAACCAAGATCCCATCACCGAATTTATGAGACTTTTTTATGCCGATCAGACCATTCCCGTAAACCGCGTAACGGTCGCCGAATACCGCCGGCGCCGAGACCAATACGTTAATACCTTTCCTCATATTCGTGACGCATGGACAGAGAGTGCTCCCGGTCCCCAATCGGATTCAAATGAGCTTCCCCCGTTAGAACCCGAAACAAACGCAACACCAGAAATTCTGCTCCGTCCAGCCCAAAAAGAGGCATTAGACGCCCTACTGGCTTCCCAAGAAGAAGGCCATCGACGAGGAATGGTCGTCTTGCCCACAGGTCTTGGTAAAACCTATGTCGCAGCATTTTTTGCCCGGCGTTTTGGCCGGATTCTATTCGTCGCTCACCGCGATGAAATTCTTCATCAGGCCGCGAAGACATTTCGAAACATCATGCCAGAACGGACGCAAGCTTTTTATACGGGCTATGAGAAAGGGCTCGCTGACATCGTGTTTGCCTCTGTCTTTACGCTATCGTCACGCCGCAACCGAGTCCGGTTTCTTCCAGGCCAATTTGATCTAATCGTGGTAGACGAATTTCACCATGCCGCAGCCCCCTCATATGACGCCCTATTAAGCTATTTCCATCCACAATTTTTGTTAGGATTAACCGCCACGCCCGAAAGAATGGACAATAAAGATGTATACGCTTTATGCGATGGCAACTTGGTTTATCAAGTGACACTCGCGGACGCAATCAATCAACAGTGGCTGGTGCCATTTCATTACTATGGCATTTATGATCCCACTGATTACCAAGCCATACCGTGGCGTGGCACCCACTATGATGAAGATATCTTGGCCCGTGTCCAGATGAAAGCGTCTTTTGCCAATATGGTCTTCGACGGGTGGCTTGAACACCACAATTCGCGAACATTAGCTTTTTGTGCCGGAGTAGAGCAAGCTCATTATTTTGCTCAATATTTTACAGAACGTGGGATCACCGCTTGTGCCTTGACAGCGACAACGGCCTTCAATGTTCGTCGCGAAACGTTGAAAGCGTTTCAGGAGGGTCGAATAGCCGTCATTTTTTCGGTGAATCTGTTCAACGAAGGCTTGGATATCCCTGCCACCGATACCATTTTACTAATTCGTCCCACCGATTCCTCTGTAATATTTCTCCAACAAATTGGCCGGGGTCTTCGCCCATTTTCTAAGAAATCTTATTGTACGATTATCGATTTTGTGGGTAACTACCGGAATGCCGATCACAGACTCGCACTTTTAGGCATTAACAATGTGTCCGCAGCCCTTCGTGATACACAAGCCATTTCAAAAGACTTGCCGGCAGGCTGTATGGTGCACTTGGATTTGGCGGTAATTGACGTCCTAAAAAAACTACGTGAGCGGCGAACCCCTCGGAAAACCCGGCTTCTAGAGGCTTTGCACAGGGTTCGTGACGAACTAGGGCGCCGGCCATCTTATCTGGAGTTTCATTTGAAAAGTGGAGCCGATAGCCGCATCATTCGACAGGAATTTCATTCGTATGTTGGATTTTTAGAAGAAGCGGGAGATTTATCGCTCGTCGAATCCCACGCATACGCTCAGGTTCGGGGATGGCTGGAAACCGTAGAAAAAACTGCTATGAGCCAAAGCTACAAAATGGTTTTGCTACATATCCTGTTGGCCCGCGGGGAAAGTCAGTGGGACATGCCGATCACCGCCTCCGAGGCTTCCGAACCTTTCTATCGTTACTTGCATGACAATTCCCTCTGGATGAAAGAGCGGCAGCGGCAGAAAATTTTTCAGGGCACCTATGACGCGAAAGCAGTTACACAACTTATTGTTAGAAATCCCATGCATTATCTCGCCACATCTCATCCAACCTATTTTTCCTTGTCCCAAGATACATTGGTCATTCACCCCGGCACCTTCGACGAAAAGGCGAGAGCTTTTGTCAGAGAATGGACACAGGAGATAATCGACTATCGCTTGTATGTCTATTTTCGCTCGCAGTCACAGTAA
- a CDS encoding transposase: MYGKPSFWPRAYYVGSVGNATLKTVKRYVAAQETAATRLTASWLSPKKGNARALCLISIIQSPTPGS, encoded by the coding sequence TTGTATGGCAAACCGTCCTTTTGGCCCCGGGCATACTACGTGGGAAGCGTTGGGAATGCGACTCTAAAGACGGTGAAACGCTACGTCGCCGCCCAAGAAACGGCCGCTACCCGCTTGACCGCCTCTTGGCTTTCGCCTAAGAAGGGGAATGCGCGGGCGTTATGTTTAATAAGCATTATCCAGTCGCCAACGCCCGGTTCGTGA